Proteins co-encoded in one Marinobacter gudaonensis genomic window:
- a CDS encoding sodium:solute symporter family transporter, with the protein MLYTTFAAIAAAMILFAWLGLRARFADGGLDDYVTARNSQGARALGLSFLASGMGGWILFAPPEVGALVGPVALAGYALGAALPFIVFAFCGPAIRRFLPQGRSIGEFADACYGRGVRHYVSLISVLYMLCFLTAELTAIGAITSLLSGVDGGIVVIGVAVTTLIYTAVGGLRASIVTDQWQAVLLIGLLAIVSVVALGKLPDTAPAALPDIPTSSALGVALTLVIAVTAANLFHQGYWQRLWSARDTDALSRGALLGGVVTIGVVAVVGGLGIMAAMSGADLGTPPIPFFALLSDAPAWLALPALILAITLVASSVDTLQNALASLAVTEKRGLSIISARWFIVLLMIPVVLVALQGISVLRLFLIADLLCATAILPVLMGLWGRMTTRAAILGCLAGVAGAILPGWMAGGSLATGLQAASFPGGIPTLMPFVGALVGSGLVSVVSAGLFPKKQ; encoded by the coding sequence ATGTTGTACACCACGTTCGCGGCCATCGCGGCTGCCATGATCCTGTTTGCCTGGCTGGGGCTCAGGGCCCGGTTCGCCGACGGCGGCCTCGATGACTATGTCACCGCCCGGAACAGCCAGGGCGCCAGGGCTCTGGGGCTGTCGTTCCTCGCCTCGGGAATGGGCGGCTGGATCCTGTTTGCACCGCCCGAGGTAGGCGCACTGGTAGGCCCGGTGGCGTTGGCCGGCTATGCCCTCGGAGCAGCCCTGCCGTTCATCGTTTTCGCGTTCTGCGGTCCCGCCATCCGGCGCTTCCTGCCGCAGGGCCGTAGCATCGGAGAGTTTGCGGATGCCTGTTACGGGCGAGGCGTTCGCCACTATGTTTCCCTGATTTCCGTGCTTTACATGCTGTGCTTCCTGACCGCCGAACTCACCGCCATTGGCGCCATCACATCGCTGCTCTCAGGCGTTGATGGCGGGATCGTGGTCATCGGCGTTGCCGTCACCACCCTGATCTACACGGCCGTAGGTGGCCTCCGGGCAAGCATTGTCACCGATCAGTGGCAGGCGGTGTTGTTGATTGGCCTGCTGGCCATTGTCAGTGTCGTGGCCCTTGGCAAATTGCCAGACACGGCGCCGGCGGCCCTGCCGGACATTCCCACATCCTCCGCCCTGGGTGTTGCACTCACACTGGTGATTGCCGTAACCGCCGCCAACCTGTTCCATCAGGGCTACTGGCAGCGGCTGTGGTCGGCCCGGGATACTGATGCGCTCAGCCGGGGTGCATTGCTCGGCGGCGTCGTCACCATTGGCGTGGTAGCGGTGGTCGGTGGCCTCGGCATTATGGCCGCAATGAGCGGCGCCGATCTCGGCACCCCGCCCATTCCCTTTTTTGCACTGCTGTCCGATGCGCCGGCCTGGCTGGCATTGCCGGCCCTGATCCTGGCGATCACATTGGTGGCCTCATCCGTGGACACCCTTCAGAATGCCCTCGCCTCCCTGGCGGTAACGGAGAAACGAGGGTTGTCCATCATCAGCGCCCGCTGGTTTATCGTGCTGCTGATGATTCCGGTGGTTCTGGTGGCCTTGCAGGGCATTTCGGTGCTGCGCCTGTTCCTGATCGCCGACCTGCTGTGTGCCACGGCCATTCTGCCAGTGCTGATGGGGCTGTGGGGCCGGATGACCACCCGTGCCGCCATTCTGGGCTGCCTGGCAGGAGTCGCGGGTGCCATCCTGCCCGGCTGGATGGCCGGCGGTAGCCTCGCGACAGGGCTCCAGGCTGCCAGTTTCCCGGGGGGCATCCCGACGCTGATGCCGTTCGTTGGGGCGCTGGTGGGCTCCGGACTGGTCAGCGTTGTCTCGGCTGGCCTGTTCCCGAAGAAGCAATAA